The following are encoded together in the Pleurocapsa sp. FMAR1 genome:
- the sodN gene encoding superoxide dismutase, Ni — protein MLKQVIALVKSLSPAPAVHAHCDGPCGVYDPASARITAEAVVSMTKKIMDMEAPPHEDKAANIAYHNTLSRYVTIKEEQAQKTKEDLLILWTDYFKPVHLEKYPDLHDTFWKAAKLCSACKVEVSTEHANELMEAVQKIHNMFWATKERDVSFVKAS, from the coding sequence ATACTGAAACAAGTAATTGCCCTGGTCAAAAGTCTCTCTCCTGCACCCGCAGTTCATGCTCATTGTGATGGTCCTTGTGGCGTATACGATCCCGCTTCGGCTCGTATTACGGCTGAGGCTGTGGTTTCTATGACCAAGAAAATTATGGATATGGAAGCCCCTCCTCATGAGGATAAAGCTGCTAATATTGCTTACCACAATACTCTTTCTCGCTATGTAACAATCAAAGAAGAGCAGGCTCAAAAAACCAAAGAAGATTTATTAATTCTCTGGACAGACTATTTTAAGCCTGTGCATTTGGAGAAATATCCCGATCTTCACGATACTTTTTGGAAAGCTGCTAAACTTTGTTCTGCTTGTAAAGTAGAAGTAAGTACAGAACACGCTAATGAATTAATGGAAGCAGTTCAGAAAATTCATAATATGTTTTGGGCAACTAAAGAACGTGACGTTAGCTTTGTCAAAGCCAGCTAG
- a CDS encoding GNAT family N-acetyltransferase: protein MVEQIKSQYSIAWVSQIAEIPQPDWDELAKPLNTPFLEWEWLNNIETSGSATARTGWQPCHLALWRDAQLIGAAPLYIKGHSYGEFIFDHQWADLSHRLGIEYYPKLLGMTPFTPAVGYRFLIAPGEDEEILTEIMVAAIDNFCDRNHLSGCNFLFVDPDWGAMMEKNGFHSWLHHGYIWSNRDFQSFDDYLKMFNSNQRKNIKRERKAVVKAGLHTKTYVGSEIPRHLYSEIYRFYSSTCNKFYWGSKYLTRQFFEQLYPNYSDRLVLIVAYTEHDAQKPVGMSFCLRKGENLYGRYWGCDEEYDCLHFEACYYKPIEWAIANGIQMYDPGAGGRHKKRRGFPATANRSLHRFYNGRMAKILHNYIGEVNRGSQAEITAINEDLPFNKQLPLSFEVN, encoded by the coding sequence ATGGTTGAGCAGATTAAATCTCAATATTCTATAGCTTGGGTTTCTCAAATTGCCGAAATTCCTCAACCAGACTGGGATGAGTTGGCAAAACCTTTGAATACTCCCTTTCTTGAATGGGAATGGCTAAACAACATTGAAACTTCTGGTAGTGCTACTGCCCGTACAGGTTGGCAGCCATGCCATTTAGCACTGTGGCGCGACGCTCAGCTAATTGGCGCAGCACCACTGTATATTAAAGGTCATAGCTATGGTGAATTTATCTTTGACCATCAGTGGGCAGATTTATCTCATCGCTTGGGTATTGAGTATTATCCAAAATTACTGGGTATGACCCCTTTTACTCCAGCCGTCGGCTATCGCTTCTTGATTGCCCCTGGAGAAGATGAAGAGATACTGACGGAGATTATGGTAGCAGCAATTGATAATTTTTGCGATCGCAATCATCTTTCGGGCTGTAATTTCTTGTTTGTCGATCCTGACTGGGGCGCAATGATGGAAAAAAACGGTTTTCATAGCTGGCTACACCATGGCTATATTTGGTCAAATCGCGATTTTCAAAGCTTTGACGACTATCTCAAAATGTTTAATAGTAATCAGCGCAAAAACATTAAGCGAGAGAGAAAAGCCGTCGTTAAAGCTGGTTTGCATACTAAAACTTATGTCGGTTCAGAAATTCCACGTCACTTGTATTCTGAGATATATCGCTTTTATAGTAGTACCTGCAATAAATTCTACTGGGGAAGCAAATATTTAACCCGTCAGTTTTTTGAACAGCTTTATCCCAACTACAGCGATCGCCTTGTATTAATTGTGGCATATACTGAGCATGACGCTCAAAAACCCGTAGGTATGTCGTTTTGCCTGCGCAAAGGTGAAAATTTATATGGACGCTATTGGGGATGTGACGAGGAATATGATTGTCTCCATTTTGAAGCCTGTTATTATAAACCTATTGAATGGGCAATAGCCAACGGTATTCAAATGTACGATCCAGGTGCAGGAGGCAGGCACAAAAAAAGAAGAGGTTTTCCCGCAACAGCTAACCGTAGTTTGCACCGTTTTTACAACGGTCGTATGGCTAAAATTCTTCATAATTACATCGGTGAGGTGAATCGTGGTTCACAAGCGGAAATTACTGCTATTAATGAAGATTTGCCCTTCAACAAACAACTGCCTTTAAGTTTTGAGGTAAATTAA